A single Mixta calida DNA region contains:
- the cspE gene encoding transcription antiterminator/RNA stability regulator CspE, with the protein MAKIKGQVKWFNESKGFGFITPADGSKDVFVHFSAIQGNGFKTLAEGQNVEFEIQDGQKGPAAVNVVAI; encoded by the coding sequence ATGGCAAAAATTAAAGGTCAGGTGAAGTGGTTTAACGAATCCAAAGGTTTTGGCTTCATTACGCCGGCGGACGGTAGCAAAGATGTGTTCGTTCACTTCTCTGCTATCCAGGGTAATGGTTTCAAAACGCTGGCTGAAGGTCAGAACGTTGAGTTCGAAATTCAGGATGGTCAGAAAGGCCCGGCAGCGGTTAACGTTGTGGCGATCTGA
- a CDS encoding YobH family protein gives MKILLRIVSLLAIVWLGLLFTGYGVLTGSHKNAAGIGLQCQYLTARGMIKAQYLHSDSGFIGVADCPLLRKTSEVVDSNE, from the coding sequence ATGAAAATATTGCTTCGAATTGTGAGTTTACTGGCCATTGTCTGGCTAGGCTTGTTGTTCACTGGCTATGGCGTACTGACCGGCAGCCACAAAAATGCCGCTGGCATTGGCCTGCAGTGCCAGTATTTGACGGCACGGGGAATGATTAAAGCACAGTACCTGCACAGCGACAGCGGTTTTATCGGCGTAGCCGACTGCCCGCTGCTGAGAAAAACGTCTGAAGTGGTGGACAGCAACGAATAG
- the rlmA gene encoding 23S rRNA (guanine(745)-N(1))-methyltransferase encodes MHYLCPLCHQPLTLVHHSWRCAQQHQFDQAKEGYVNLLPVQHKRSREPGDSAEMIQARRQFLDAGHYQPLQQRVASLLAQHLPATATVLDIGCGEGYYTAAVAGALGEQARVCGLDVAKVAIRAAAKRYRHIDFCVASSHRLPFADASLDGVLRIYAPCKAEELTRVVRSGGCLLTVTPGPRHLLQFKALIYAQVKLHETAEERLPGFTLADEQQLDYPLALSGNDATTLLQMTPFAWRATPDVWRQLRESEQFQSEADFMVRLWRRS; translated from the coding sequence ATGCACTATCTTTGTCCCCTCTGTCACCAGCCGTTGACGCTGGTTCATCACAGCTGGCGCTGCGCGCAACAGCATCAGTTCGACCAGGCGAAAGAAGGTTATGTCAATCTGCTGCCGGTTCAGCATAAACGCTCCCGTGAACCGGGCGACAGCGCGGAAATGATCCAGGCGCGGCGCCAGTTTCTCGACGCTGGCCACTATCAGCCGCTTCAACAACGTGTCGCCTCGCTGCTGGCGCAGCATTTGCCTGCGACGGCGACGGTGCTGGATATCGGCTGCGGCGAAGGCTACTACACCGCTGCGGTTGCCGGGGCGTTAGGGGAGCAGGCGCGCGTATGCGGACTCGACGTAGCGAAAGTCGCCATTCGCGCCGCGGCGAAGCGCTATCGCCATATCGATTTCTGCGTCGCCTCCAGCCACCGCCTTCCTTTTGCCGACGCGTCGCTGGACGGCGTGCTGCGTATTTACGCGCCCTGCAAGGCGGAGGAGCTGACGCGCGTAGTGCGCAGCGGCGGCTGTTTGTTGACCGTCACGCCGGGGCCGCGTCATCTGTTGCAGTTTAAGGCGCTGATCTATGCCCAGGTGAAGCTGCACGAGACGGCGGAAGAGCGTCTGCCGGGATTTACGCTTGCAGATGAGCAGCAGTTAGATTATCCGCTGGCGCTGTCAGGCAACGATGCGACGACGCTGCTACAAATGACGCCGTTCGCATGGCGCGCCACGCCCGACGTCTGGCGCCAGCTGCGTGAAAGCGAACAGTTTCAAAGCGAAGCAGATTTTATGGTGCGTCTCTGGCGGCGTAGCTAA
- a CDS encoding DUF2627 domain-containing protein yields MYGIFSKEVTSKDVDVEYRFLAEPYISASFSRVSGFLSVASGQINIQRNYEDGKN; encoded by the coding sequence ATGTATGGCATATTCAGTAAAGAAGTAACGAGTAAAGACGTTGACGTTGAATACCGCTTCCTTGCCGAACCTTATATTAGTGCCTCATTCAGTCGTGTCTCTGGTTTTCTGTCAGTCGCCTCCGGGCAAATAAACATTCAAAGGAATTACGAAGATGGCAAAAATTAA
- a CDS encoding MBL fold metallo-hydrolase, with translation MKWQNPWYDASRPHHTSEGFRNLEAEQRQPGDLQRWRKERKAQGLPAAPQQGYRAFTQQWWQPADLGGDEDTIWWLGHAALMLRINQRYGLIDPALSLRASPLRFYGPKRKTPAPLKIENLPSLDWVLISHNHYDHLDRPTIAAILRRFPDVQFIVPLGLEPWFRRAGAKNVVQLDWWQQTQRHGVTFHAVPARHWSMRTLKDRNRSLWCGWTISTATLNFWFSGDSGYSENLLQIAQRLGPFNLAALPIGAWAPRWFMQGQHMDPQQSVSLHKAIGAPLTIPIHWGVFELADEALDEAPTELARALAAAGLDNTRFRPWKIGESASLNKINQD, from the coding sequence ATGAAATGGCAAAATCCCTGGTACGACGCGTCCAGGCCGCACCATACTTCAGAAGGATTTCGCAACCTGGAGGCTGAGCAGCGCCAGCCGGGCGATCTGCAACGCTGGCGTAAAGAGCGTAAGGCGCAAGGGTTGCCAGCGGCGCCGCAGCAGGGCTACAGGGCTTTTACGCAGCAGTGGTGGCAGCCCGCCGATTTAGGCGGCGATGAGGATACGATCTGGTGGCTGGGCCATGCGGCGCTGATGCTGCGTATTAATCAACGCTACGGATTAATCGATCCGGCGCTCTCGCTCAGGGCTTCTCCACTGCGTTTTTACGGCCCGAAGCGCAAAACGCCCGCGCCGCTAAAGATTGAGAACCTGCCATCGCTCGACTGGGTGCTGATTTCCCATAACCATTATGATCACCTTGACCGACCGACCATCGCGGCGATTTTGCGCCGATTTCCAGATGTGCAGTTTATCGTGCCGCTGGGACTGGAACCCTGGTTTCGTCGCGCAGGAGCAAAAAACGTCGTACAGCTGGACTGGTGGCAGCAAACGCAGCGGCATGGCGTTACTTTTCACGCCGTGCCAGCGCGTCACTGGAGCATGCGCACTCTGAAAGATCGTAACCGGTCGCTCTGGTGCGGCTGGACGATTTCAACCGCCACGCTTAATTTCTGGTTTTCCGGCGACAGCGGATATTCTGAAAATTTGCTGCAAATCGCGCAGCGTCTTGGACCTTTTAATCTTGCAGCGCTGCCGATCGGCGCCTGGGCGCCACGCTGGTTCATGCAGGGTCAGCATATGGACCCGCAGCAGTCGGTTTCGTTGCACAAAGCGATCGGCGCGCCGTTGACTATCCCTATCCATTGGGGCGTATTTGAACTGGCCGATGAGGCGCTTGATGAGGCGCCCACAGAACTGGCGCGTGCGCTGGCGGCGGCCGGTCTGGATAACACGCGCTTTCGGCCATGGAAAATAGGCGAAAGCGCCAGCCTGAATAAAATAAACCAGGATTAA
- the kdgR gene encoding DNA-binding transcriptional regulator KdgR — protein sequence MANADADKQPDSVSSVLKVFGILQALGEERENGITELSQRVMMSKSTVYRFLQTMKSLGYVSQEGESEKYALTLKLFELGAKALQNVDLIRSADVQMRELSRLTKETIHLGALEEDSIVYIHKIDSLYNLRMYSRIGRRNPLHSTAIGKVLLAWRDRAEVHDILKEVEFRRSTPHTLGSEEALLEVLDVVKAQGFGEDNEEQEEGLRCIAVPVFDRFGVVIAGMSISFPTIRFSEERKHEYVAMLHRAGRTLSAQLGYHDYPF from the coding sequence ATGGCGAATGCAGACGCAGATAAACAGCCGGATTCGGTCTCTTCCGTATTGAAAGTGTTTGGCATCCTGCAGGCGCTTGGCGAAGAGCGCGAAAACGGCATTACCGAACTGTCCCAGCGCGTGATGATGTCGAAAAGCACGGTTTATCGTTTTCTTCAGACGATGAAGTCGCTGGGCTATGTTTCTCAGGAAGGTGAATCGGAAAAATATGCGCTGACGCTAAAGCTGTTTGAGCTGGGCGCGAAAGCGTTGCAGAACGTCGATTTGATCCGCAGCGCGGACGTGCAGATGCGTGAACTGTCGCGCCTGACGAAAGAGACGATTCACCTGGGCGCGCTGGAAGAAGACAGCATTGTCTATATCCATAAGATCGATTCGCTTTACAACCTGCGTATGTATTCGCGTATCGGCCGCCGCAATCCGCTGCACAGCACCGCGATCGGCAAAGTGCTGCTGGCCTGGCGCGACCGCGCCGAGGTGCATGATATTTTAAAAGAGGTGGAATTCCGCCGCAGCACGCCGCATACGCTTGGCAGTGAAGAAGCGTTGCTGGAAGTGTTGGATGTCGTGAAAGCGCAGGGCTTCGGTGAGGATAACGAAGAGCAGGAAGAGGGGCTGCGCTGTATCGCGGTGCCGGTTTTCGACCGCTTCGGCGTGGTGATCGCCGGGATGAGCATCTCTTTTCCGACCATCCGTTTCTCAGAAGAGCGCAAGCACGAGTATGTCGCGATGCTGCATCGCGCCGGGCGCACGCTCTCCGCGCAGCTGGGCTACCACGACTATCCTTTCTAA
- a CDS encoding YebO family protein gives MNELNGGASLMPLISGIAFALVGLIAWFYVNRASVRANEQVRLLQALLEEQKKQTAMLQRLTEQTLGTEENGAEESAEQDFTRLIPER, from the coding sequence ATGAACGAATTAAACGGCGGCGCGAGTTTGATGCCGCTCATCAGCGGAATCGCATTTGCACTGGTTGGGCTGATCGCCTGGTTTTATGTCAATCGCGCCAGCGTGCGCGCCAACGAGCAGGTTCGCCTGCTGCAAGCGCTGCTTGAGGAGCAGAAAAAGCAGACGGCCATGCTACAACGGCTGACAGAACAGACGCTCGGTACGGAAGAGAACGGCGCGGAAGAGAGCGCGGAGCAGGACTTTACCCGCCTGATCCCTGAACGATAA
- a CDS encoding MFS transporter: MPVTSQMDGLPLPRRYGAIAAIALGITVAVLDGTIANVALPTIASELHASPAESIWIINAYQLAIIVSLLSFSFLGDLLGYRRIYQAGLLLFSATSLLCAFSDSLGMLTFARILQGFGGAALMSVNTALIRIIYPQRYLGRGMAINALIVAVSSAAGPTVAAAILAVASWKWLFLINVPAGALALLFALRFLPDNPQKTTGQRFDVLSAIMNALTFGLLLSALSGAAQGQDYRIILAELLGLLIVGTLFIRRQLTMTSPLLPVDLLRIPIFSLSICTSVCSFLAQMLAMVSLPFFLQSVIGRSEVETGLLLTPWPLATMIMSPIAGRLLERFHAGLLGGIGLAIFAVGLFALAWLPAAPGDGDIIWRMVLCGAGFGLFQSPNNHTIISAAPRHRSGGASGMLGTARLLGQTSGAALVALMFNLFGQHGTHASLLLAGLFSSVAALFSLSRMRQPAHGGQ; this comes from the coding sequence ATGCCCGTAACTTCACAGATGGATGGCTTACCGCTGCCGCGCCGCTATGGCGCCATCGCCGCGATCGCCTTAGGTATTACCGTTGCCGTGCTTGACGGCACCATTGCCAACGTCGCGTTGCCGACTATCGCCAGCGAACTGCATGCCAGCCCGGCGGAGTCGATCTGGATCATTAACGCTTATCAGCTTGCGATTATCGTCTCGCTGCTTTCCTTCTCTTTTTTAGGCGATCTGCTCGGTTACCGGCGCATTTACCAGGCCGGTCTGCTGCTGTTCAGCGCCACGTCGCTGCTCTGCGCCTTTTCTGACTCGCTCGGTATGTTGACCTTCGCGCGCATCCTGCAGGGCTTTGGCGGCGCGGCGCTGATGAGCGTTAACACTGCGCTCATCCGTATTATCTATCCTCAGCGCTATCTGGGCCGCGGCATGGCGATTAACGCGCTGATCGTCGCCGTTTCCAGCGCCGCAGGACCGACGGTAGCGGCGGCGATTCTGGCGGTCGCCTCGTGGAAATGGCTGTTCCTGATCAATGTGCCGGCCGGCGCGCTGGCACTGCTGTTCGCCCTGCGCTTTCTGCCCGACAACCCGCAGAAGACGACCGGCCAGCGCTTTGATGTGCTTAGCGCGATTATGAACGCGTTAACCTTCGGCCTGCTGCTTTCCGCGTTGAGCGGCGCGGCGCAGGGACAGGATTACCGCATTATTCTTGCCGAATTGCTGGGGCTGCTGATCGTCGGCACGCTGTTTATTCGCCGCCAGCTGACCATGACCAGCCCGCTGTTGCCGGTGGATCTGCTGCGCATTCCCATCTTTTCACTGTCGATCTGCACATCGGTCTGCTCCTTTCTGGCGCAGATGCTGGCGATGGTCTCTCTGCCATTCTTTTTGCAGAGCGTCATTGGCCGCAGCGAAGTAGAAACGGGCCTGCTGTTAACGCCCTGGCCGCTGGCGACCATGATCATGTCCCCCATCGCCGGACGGCTGCTGGAACGCTTTCATGCCGGGCTGCTGGGCGGCATTGGCCTGGCGATCTTCGCCGTCGGGCTGTTCGCGCTCGCCTGGCTGCCTGCCGCGCCGGGCGATGGCGATATTATCTGGCGTATGGTGCTGTGCGGCGCCGGCTTTGGCCTGTTTCAGTCGCCAAATAACCACACGATTATCTCAGCGGCGCCACGACATCGCAGCGGCGGCGCCAGCGGAATGCTGGGCACTGCGCGTCTGCTGGGGCAAACCAGCGGCGCGGCGTTAGTGGCGCTGATGTTTAACCTGTTCGGCCAGCATGGGACGCACGCGTCGCTGCTGCTGGCGGGCCTGTTCTCTTCCGTCGCCGCGCTGTTCAGTCTGTCGCGCATGCGTCAACCCGCACACGGCGGGCAATAA
- the htpX gene encoding protease HtpX: MMRIALFLLTNLAVMLVFGLILSLTGIQSSSVQGLMIMAGLFGFGGAFVSLLMSKWMALRSVGGEVIEQPRNETERWLMNTVAQQAQQAGIAMPQVAIYHAPDINAFATGARRDASLVAVSTGLLQNMSRDEAEAVLAHEISHIANGDMVTMTLIQGIVNTFVIFISRIIAQVAAGFLSGNREDEESSNGNPLVYFAVSMVLELLFGILASMITMWFSRHREFHADAGSARLVGREKMIAALQRLKTSYEPQEPGSMMAFCINGKGKSLSEFFMSHPPLDKRIEALRSGQYLK, encoded by the coding sequence ATGATGCGTATTGCTCTTTTCCTGCTGACCAACCTTGCCGTGATGTTGGTTTTCGGGCTGATACTGAGCCTGACAGGAATTCAGTCAAGCAGTGTGCAGGGCCTGATGATTATGGCAGGTCTGTTTGGCTTTGGCGGTGCGTTTGTTTCACTGCTGATGTCGAAATGGATGGCACTGCGTTCCGTCGGCGGTGAGGTGATTGAGCAGCCGCGTAACGAAACGGAACGCTGGCTGATGAACACGGTGGCACAACAGGCGCAGCAGGCGGGTATCGCCATGCCGCAGGTGGCTATCTACCATGCGCCTGACATCAATGCGTTCGCGACCGGCGCGCGCCGCGATGCGTCGCTGGTGGCGGTGTCGACAGGTCTGTTGCAGAACATGAGCCGTGACGAGGCGGAAGCGGTGCTGGCGCATGAAATCAGCCATATCGCCAACGGCGACATGGTGACCATGACGCTGATCCAGGGCATTGTGAACACCTTCGTGATTTTCATTTCCCGCATTATCGCGCAGGTGGCGGCAGGCTTCCTGTCCGGCAACCGGGAAGATGAAGAGAGCAGCAACGGTAACCCGCTGGTCTACTTCGCGGTCTCCATGGTGCTGGAACTGCTGTTCGGCATTCTGGCCAGCATGATCACCATGTGGTTCTCACGTCATCGTGAGTTCCACGCTGACGCAGGATCTGCGCGTCTGGTGGGGCGTGAGAAGATGATTGCGGCGCTGCAGCGGTTGAAGACCAGCTATGAGCCGCAGGAACCGGGCAGCATGATGGCGTTCTGCATCAACGGCAAAGGAAAGTCGCTGAGCGAGTTCTTTATGTCGCACCCGCCGCTGGATAAACGTATCGAAGCGCTGCGTAGCGGCCAGTACCTGAAATAA